From a region of the Salinispira pacifica genome:
- a CDS encoding 6-hydroxymethylpterin diphosphokinase MptE-like protein, which produces MNNGDKASDYSSYQSPRRIIHQWKTSRNGYPVPGVQRGDTFIALHSMRDPLREAERVSRQYKECNYLIIIGGAGLHHIPPPSPQRLILLIIPDSAIYLDDKARPMREEILQRRDVLICAAENREDPPGEGFFHQMDLLLKNSYRPLFHPRLDVYGHPPVERLLPDLFGAIRERIQESLDQLHSDYFTQKRFGKMWFLNMLRNSSYNAAEVQRTLEKEQDSNHELSLEKLRTRVAGRSVTVLGAGPGLDDYLDQHESGEVIQESGPASSRQSVSPSAGSPPIPNESGQKSGQKSGKERPGTPVVIAADSALPSMIARGLAPDAVVSTDPQFFSLLHHIPGTGGLLLCDPGVHPAILRMYAGRSSFISTAHPLAHSGLFRDAPNLHLPFHFTQVGGSAGAAALAMGAAEVRFYGLDFSYPGGAAYARNSYQHIWAGEHAHRLNPAEHHFYRLVSGDGRNEYRRDHNAGVYLSTRFEGYRREFEQGMSSLGSLRRSGNSYLLKPRPQEHPTRPAKNTKLFRDYGAALNRLTEKDCAQFMKEQYRVSNNAELRQLYTPLLPLMYHMLGDEDKIDSHSVFRVIQFATRRISHIMML; this is translated from the coding sequence ATGAATAACGGGGACAAAGCTTCAGATTACTCTTCCTATCAATCCCCACGTCGGATAATCCATCAATGGAAAACTTCCAGGAACGGTTATCCGGTTCCCGGGGTTCAAAGGGGTGATACGTTCATTGCACTGCATTCCATGAGAGATCCGCTGAGGGAGGCCGAACGGGTGAGCCGTCAGTATAAGGAGTGCAATTATCTGATCATCATCGGTGGTGCAGGCCTGCATCACATACCGCCCCCGTCACCCCAGCGGCTTATCCTGCTCATAATCCCTGACAGTGCCATCTACCTTGACGATAAGGCCCGCCCGATGCGGGAGGAAATCCTGCAACGCAGGGATGTGCTGATATGTGCGGCGGAGAACCGTGAGGATCCGCCTGGTGAAGGCTTTTTCCATCAGATGGACCTGCTGCTGAAAAACAGCTACCGCCCTCTCTTTCACCCGCGGCTGGACGTATACGGCCACCCGCCTGTGGAACGTCTTCTGCCTGACCTCTTTGGAGCAATCAGAGAGCGCATACAGGAGAGTCTCGACCAGCTCCACTCTGATTATTTTACCCAGAAACGGTTTGGGAAAATGTGGTTCCTGAACATGCTGCGAAATTCATCATACAATGCCGCCGAAGTTCAGAGAACACTTGAGAAGGAACAGGACTCAAACCATGAGCTCTCCCTGGAAAAGCTGCGCACCCGTGTGGCAGGCAGGTCGGTAACAGTTCTGGGTGCCGGTCCCGGACTGGATGATTATCTTGATCAGCACGAATCAGGAGAGGTAATTCAGGAGTCGGGACCCGCATCATCCCGGCAGTCTGTATCTCCATCGGCCGGGTCACCGCCGATTCCAAATGAATCCGGGCAGAAGTCGGGTCAGAAGTCCGGGAAGGAGCGGCCGGGTACCCCGGTGGTCATTGCGGCGGACTCTGCCTTGCCTTCCATGATTGCCCGGGGGTTGGCCCCTGACGCAGTGGTATCCACAGACCCCCAGTTTTTCAGCCTGCTGCACCACATCCCCGGAACGGGCGGTCTTCTGCTCTGCGATCCGGGAGTTCACCCGGCAATTTTGAGGATGTACGCCGGGAGATCCTCGTTCATTTCCACGGCTCATCCCCTGGCCCACAGCGGTTTGTTCAGGGATGCTCCGAATCTCCACCTTCCTTTTCATTTTACCCAGGTGGGAGGAAGCGCAGGAGCTGCAGCACTGGCCATGGGTGCAGCAGAGGTGCGCTTTTACGGGTTGGATTTCAGCTACCCCGGGGGAGCGGCATATGCCAGGAACAGTTATCAGCATATCTGGGCAGGTGAACACGCCCACAGACTGAACCCTGCAGAGCATCATTTTTACCGGCTGGTATCCGGTGACGGCAGGAATGAGTATCGTCGGGACCATAACGCTGGGGTGTATTTAAGCACCCGATTCGAAGGCTACAGGAGAGAATTTGAACAGGGAATGAGCAGCCTGGGTTCACTCCGGCGCTCCGGGAATTCCTACCTGTTGAAACCGAGACCCCAGGAACATCCCACCCGCCCTGCGAAAAATACAAAGCTGTTCAGGGACTATGGCGCGGCGTTGAACCGTTTAACAGAGAAAGACTGTGCCCAATTTATGAAGGAACAGTACAGGGTGAGCAATAATGCCGAGCTCCGGCAACTGTATACCCCCCTGCTCCCCCTGATGTACCACATGCTCGGGGATGAAGATAAAATCGATTCACATTCAGTTTTTCGTGTTATTCAGTTTGCAACTCGACGAATCTCCCATATAATGATGCTATGA